A single region of the Candidatus Marinarcus aquaticus genome encodes:
- a CDS encoding M48 family metallopeptidase, translating to MRFKTSLLLAITALLFIGCTSKTPYTNRSQFILLSQSQELALGEQTYKETLDKSKVIMNTIQAKMVKNIGAKIAKVANKKDYEWEFNLVQNSEKNAFCLPGGKVVVYTGIFSVAKNEDQLATVISHEIAHALARHGAERMSQSMVAQGIQVVGNIVVGSQAPQYTQAFNVAYGLGSQYGVLMPYGRMQESEADEIGVHLMKQAGYDLNEALKFWENMSQGNSEGIEFFSTHPNSKTRIENIKRIIKELNKK from the coding sequence ATGAGATTTAAAACATCCCTCCTTTTAGCTATCACAGCTCTACTTTTTATAGGTTGTACCAGTAAAACACCCTATACCAATCGTTCACAATTTATTTTACTTTCTCAATCACAAGAATTAGCGCTTGGTGAACAAACGTATAAAGAGACACTGGATAAATCAAAAGTCATCATGAATACCATTCAAGCAAAGATGGTTAAAAACATTGGAGCAAAGATTGCAAAAGTTGCCAATAAAAAAGATTATGAATGGGAGTTTAACTTAGTACAAAACAGTGAGAAAAATGCTTTTTGTTTGCCTGGTGGAAAAGTGGTTGTTTATACAGGAATCTTCTCTGTTGCTAAAAATGAAGACCAACTGGCAACCGTTATCTCACATGAAATTGCACACGCTTTAGCACGTCATGGAGCGGAGAGAATGAGTCAAAGTATGGTGGCACAAGGCATTCAAGTAGTGGGTAATATTGTTGTGGGTTCACAAGCACCCCAATACACACAAGCTTTTAATGTAGCATATGGGTTAGGAAGTCAATACGGTGTGCTTATGCCTTATGGACGTATGCAAGAGAGTGAAGCTGATGAAATTGGGGTTCATTTGATGAAACAAGCGGGTTATGATTTGAATGAAGCACTTAAGTTTTGGGAAAATATGAGTCAGGGAAACAGTGAGGGAATAGAGTTTTTCTCTACTCACCCCAACTCTAAAACACGTATTGAAAACATCAAACGTATCATCAAAGAGTTAAATAAGAAGTAG
- a CDS encoding YiiD C-terminal domain-containing protein — MIKLSLQEKLHNEIPMTKLMGLKINEYNAKELITSAPLEINVNDKGTAFGGSLNSIVTISGWSMCQLIAYELGYEKSAIMIYKNSSEFKAPVHSRIMCHVQKPSEEKIDTLKRKLQNKHSGSLTVYAQIIEKGKVCVEFEGIYIIKVKP, encoded by the coding sequence ATGATCAAGCTCTCACTGCAAGAAAAACTGCACAATGAAATTCCCATGACCAAACTTATGGGTTTAAAAATCAATGAGTACAATGCCAAAGAACTCATCACCTCTGCTCCACTTGAAATCAATGTGAATGATAAAGGTACCGCCTTTGGTGGCAGTTTGAACTCAATTGTGACCATCAGTGGTTGGTCAATGTGTCAACTTATTGCGTATGAGTTGGGTTATGAAAAAAGTGCCATTATGATTTATAAAAACTCTTCTGAGTTTAAAGCGCCTGTACATTCACGTATCATGTGTCATGTACAAAAACCATCCGAAGAGAAAATTGATACACTTAAAAGGAAACTTCAAAACAAACACAGTGGTTCTCTCACTGTATATGCACAAATCATCGAAAAAGGTAAGGTATGTGTAGAGTTTGAAGGAATCTATATTATAAAGGTAAAACCATGA
- a CDS encoding alpha/beta fold hydrolase produces the protein MREEENDLLIDSGGYMLKLVEKILSTNIEIKGIENIPMNNPKIFVANHFTRVEALIVPYALYHLTKKKVGVIADDSIFEYFGDILKDLGALPKSTPNRNNIILSDILTARKDWMIFPEGVMVKGKHIIKEQNHYCVKIDGESEKVFTGAAVFALQSQLLREAYLNKKLKNEEAFHNTYMLNVYDHISQQESMIVPINISYAPIRTGKNFLTEIANTIFSNISEPFKEEIEIESNIVLHSKIIINILKPMGMKEVTSSVALQNTPMSDNQIIDAYRYRLTHDFMKSIYENLTIRFDHLFAALLYFSPHDYVNKLHFKRLLYLIAHKIKNSSLQYDESIEKNFINLISFEEYEPFEEVLQIAKENQIISETKENYVISKENLIEGYTHHTIRLKNILKVFLNEVLIIKEVVDMIEQYSKLPPKDIDAMLLIHLINQEKDEYLQDYLEFKEDKNIKSKEVGEPYFLQTDRSKIGIIALHGFSSAPMEVNEMAVYLNKKGFNVYAPRLRGHGTTPEDLKIRSWKEWYESVSRAIIIGSLMYEKIYIAGFSTGGLLALLSTKKMAPKLKGIICINAALKLNDLRIKTVLPAIEFWNELVESFDANEYKKEYLPNKAEYPQINYNRHYVDAISQLSDLMKKTKKALKKITLPTLIIQAQNDPVVNPKSAQEIYDKITSQKKELIFMPFNNHVIIRGKRAKELFSTIVEFINEEQP, from the coding sequence ATGCGTGAAGAAGAGAATGATCTGCTCATAGATTCGGGTGGGTATATGCTCAAATTGGTTGAGAAAATTCTCTCAACCAATATAGAGATAAAAGGGATTGAGAATATTCCTATGAATAACCCAAAAATCTTTGTGGCCAATCACTTTACCCGCGTTGAAGCACTTATTGTCCCGTATGCTTTGTATCACTTAACCAAAAAAAAAGTGGGAGTCATTGCCGATGATTCTATTTTTGAATATTTTGGTGATATTTTAAAAGATTTGGGAGCTTTGCCCAAATCCACACCCAACAGAAACAATATTATTTTAAGTGATATTTTAACTGCAAGAAAAGATTGGATGATTTTTCCAGAAGGTGTAATGGTCAAGGGGAAACATATTATAAAAGAGCAAAACCACTACTGTGTAAAAATTGATGGAGAGAGTGAAAAAGTCTTTACAGGTGCTGCGGTGTTTGCTTTGCAATCACAGCTTTTAAGAGAAGCCTATTTAAACAAAAAGTTGAAAAATGAAGAGGCATTCCATAACACTTATATGCTCAATGTTTATGACCACATCAGCCAACAAGAGAGCATGATCGTACCCATAAATATCAGTTACGCACCCATTCGAACAGGAAAGAACTTCTTAACAGAGATTGCCAATACCATTTTTTCAAATATTTCTGAACCTTTTAAAGAAGAGATTGAAATAGAGAGTAATATCGTGTTGCACTCTAAAATCATTATTAATATCTTAAAGCCCATGGGAATGAAAGAAGTTACCTCTTCTGTGGCACTTCAAAACACTCCCATGAGTGACAATCAAATCATTGATGCCTACCGCTATCGTTTAACACATGACTTTATGAAAAGTATTTATGAGAACTTAACCATTCGTTTTGATCATCTTTTTGCAGCACTGTTATACTTTTCACCGCATGATTATGTCAATAAACTCCATTTTAAGCGTCTTTTGTATTTGATTGCGCATAAGATTAAAAACAGCTCCTTACAGTACGATGAATCGATTGAGAAGAATTTTATCAACCTTATTTCTTTTGAAGAGTATGAACCTTTTGAAGAAGTTTTACAAATAGCCAAAGAGAACCAAATCATCAGCGAGACAAAAGAGAACTATGTCATTTCAAAAGAGAATTTGATTGAAGGGTATACCCACCATACCATTCGGCTAAAAAATATTTTAAAAGTCTTTTTAAATGAGGTATTGATTATCAAAGAGGTTGTGGATATGATTGAGCAGTACTCCAAGCTGCCTCCTAAAGATATTGATGCGATGCTTTTAATTCATCTGATAAATCAAGAAAAAGATGAATATTTGCAAGACTATTTAGAGTTTAAAGAGGATAAAAATATCAAATCCAAAGAGGTAGGTGAGCCTTACTTTTTACAAACAGATCGTTCTAAAATAGGCATCATAGCCCTGCATGGTTTCTCTTCAGCGCCCATGGAGGTCAATGAGATGGCTGTTTATTTAAATAAAAAAGGGTTTAATGTCTATGCCCCAAGACTGCGAGGTCATGGTACTACACCTGAAGATTTAAAAATAAGAAGCTGGAAAGAGTGGTATGAAAGTGTTTCAAGAGCGATTATCATTGGCAGTTTGATGTATGAAAAAATCTATATTGCTGGTTTTTCGACAGGTGGATTATTGGCACTTTTAAGTACCAAGAAAATGGCTCCAAAACTTAAAGGTATCATCTGCATTAATGCTGCACTCAAACTCAATGATCTGCGTATTAAAACGGTATTGCCTGCTATTGAGTTTTGGAATGAACTGGTTGAATCTTTTGATGCCAATGAGTATAAAAAAGAGTACCTTCCCAATAAAGCAGAATACCCACAGATTAACTATAACCGACACTATGTTGATGCCATATCACAACTGAGTGATTTGATGAAAAAAACAAAAAAAGCCTTAAAAAAGATCACTCTTCCAACACTGATTATTCAAGCACAGAATGACCCAGTAGTGAACCCTAAAAGTGCTCAAGAAATCTATGACAAAATCACATCACAAAAAAAAGAGTTAATTTTTATGCCTTTTAATAACCATGTTATTATTCGTGGGAAACGTGCTAAAGAGCTTTTTAGTACCATTGTTGAATTTATAAATGAGGAGCAACCATGA
- a CDS encoding acyl-CoA dehydrogenase, producing the protein METLIFILILFALAFTTLPLIGWVIIIGLYSFFFFDAGILFFIPFIAIAFVLLNKEIRVRLITQKLVDMVKKRGLLPKISPTEEQALQAGTSWVESNFFNATVDFKRINDEKVTQLTDEEQAFLDNEVETLCNMTTDWEIFQNRDLSEKVWEYIKSKKFFGMIIPKEFGGLGFSATAHSKVIEKLVSRSQVLAITVMVPNSLGPAELILKHGTDKQKEKYLKNLAVGKEVPCFALTEPNAGSDATSITSYGTLFKDKSGKVKIKLNFEKRYITLGNIATLLGLAFQLKDPEHILGEKEDLGITFALVNAKLKSVDNSKRHDPLGIPFINSPLYGKDVVISIEDIIGGEAGIGHGWQMLVESLSIGRGISLPSVSLGGSKLALQTVASYTQLREQFGLNIASFEGVEEKIAKIAALTYLQNAARNFTLDAIDNGQKPAVVNSIMKYHATEKFREVINDAMDILGGAGIIRGEKNLLAHAYMAVPISITVEGANILTRNLMQFGQGLIKCHPYLYKQVQALQSDNTKEFDDLFFSHIGLVLKAFLKKMAYYLTRGYIAQPTGHFKRQKQKLLWVSSDFTFLSNLSLALFGANIKKKESMSARFGDILSWCYLITATLREYDKNPNSSHKELVEYVCDYGFSQIQTAKEHIVSNMPLFKYLLPVIKVNPFSAEPQDALNAKIVEKLQDESILDSLCSGLFVSNNRDDIMYKLLNAVQLNKHAQALFKKVKTALKKGELKHAPFEMVLQEALDKELISQEEFEQLSVAYEAKQEVINVDAFDAQDYKNQK; encoded by the coding sequence ATGGAAACACTGATTTTTATACTCATACTTTTTGCCTTGGCATTTACAACCCTTCCTCTTATTGGATGGGTCATTATCATTGGTTTATACAGCTTCTTCTTTTTTGATGCTGGCATTCTTTTCTTTATACCATTTATTGCCATTGCCTTTGTGCTTTTAAACAAAGAGATTCGAGTACGGCTCATCACTCAAAAACTGGTCGATATGGTCAAAAAGAGAGGTCTTTTACCTAAAATCTCACCCACTGAAGAACAAGCACTTCAAGCAGGGACTTCATGGGTAGAGTCAAACTTTTTTAACGCCACCGTGGACTTTAAACGTATCAACGACGAAAAAGTAACACAACTTACAGATGAAGAGCAAGCCTTTTTAGACAATGAAGTTGAAACACTGTGCAACATGACCACTGATTGGGAAATCTTCCAAAACCGTGATTTAAGTGAAAAGGTGTGGGAATATATTAAAAGCAAAAAATTCTTTGGTATGATCATTCCAAAAGAGTTTGGTGGTTTAGGTTTCAGTGCCACAGCACACTCAAAAGTGATTGAAAAACTGGTTTCTCGTTCACAAGTATTGGCCATAACTGTCATGGTGCCAAACTCATTGGGACCTGCAGAGCTGATTTTAAAACACGGTACAGACAAACAAAAAGAGAAATATCTTAAAAACCTAGCAGTAGGAAAAGAGGTGCCTTGTTTTGCATTGACTGAACCCAATGCGGGCAGTGATGCAACCTCAATCACCTCTTATGGAACACTGTTTAAAGATAAATCAGGCAAAGTAAAAATCAAACTCAATTTTGAGAAACGATACATCACTTTAGGAAACATTGCAACACTGCTTGGTTTAGCATTTCAACTCAAAGACCCTGAACACATCTTAGGAGAAAAAGAGGATTTGGGTATCACATTTGCTTTGGTCAATGCCAAACTCAAAAGTGTGGACAACTCAAAACGTCATGACCCATTAGGCATCCCATTTATCAACTCACCGCTGTATGGAAAAGATGTGGTAATTTCAATTGAGGATATCATTGGTGGAGAAGCAGGCATTGGTCATGGCTGGCAAATGCTTGTTGAGTCACTCTCTATTGGTCGAGGTATCTCACTTCCGAGTGTGAGTCTGGGTGGCAGTAAATTAGCTCTTCAAACCGTAGCTTCATATACACAACTAAGAGAGCAGTTTGGTTTAAACATCGCCTCTTTTGAAGGAGTAGAAGAAAAAATTGCCAAAATTGCAGCATTGACGTATCTACAAAATGCCGCACGAAACTTCACGCTTGATGCCATTGACAATGGGCAAAAACCAGCAGTAGTCAACTCTATCATGAAGTACCATGCCACAGAAAAATTCAGAGAAGTGATTAATGATGCCATGGATATTTTAGGGGGTGCAGGCATTATTCGTGGTGAAAAAAACCTTTTAGCACATGCTTACATGGCCGTACCTATTTCAATCACAGTCGAAGGTGCCAATATCCTTACTCGTAACTTGATGCAGTTTGGACAAGGATTAATCAAGTGCCACCCTTATTTATATAAACAAGTCCAAGCATTGCAAAGTGACAACACCAAAGAGTTCGATGACTTATTCTTTTCACACATAGGTTTGGTTTTAAAAGCCTTTTTAAAAAAGATGGCATATTATTTAACTCGAGGATATATTGCACAACCAACGGGGCATTTTAAACGACAAAAGCAAAAACTATTGTGGGTAAGCAGTGACTTTACATTTTTAAGTAACCTCTCTTTAGCACTGTTTGGTGCGAATATTAAGAAAAAAGAGAGCATGAGTGCACGTTTTGGAGATATTCTTTCATGGTGTTATTTAATCACAGCAACACTTCGTGAGTATGATAAAAATCCAAACTCATCACACAAAGAGCTTGTTGAGTATGTGTGTGATTATGGGTTTTCACAAATTCAAACAGCTAAAGAGCATATTGTAAGCAATATGCCACTGTTTAAATACTTATTGCCTGTGATTAAAGTCAACCCTTTTTCAGCGGAACCACAAGATGCTTTGAATGCAAAAATCGTTGAAAAACTTCAAGATGAAAGCATTCTTGATTCACTGTGCAGTGGACTTTTTGTATCAAATAACCGAGATGACATCATGTATAAACTGCTCAATGCCGTACAACTGAACAAACACGCTCAAGCTCTGTTTAAAAAGGTGAAAACAGCGCTTAAAAAAGGAGAGTTAAAACATGCTCCTTTTGAAATGGTACTGCAAGAAGCTTTAGATAAAGAACTGATTTCTCAAGAGGAGTTTGAACAACTCAGCGTTGCTTATGAAGCCAAACAAGAGGTCATCAATGTGGATGCCTTTGATGCCCAAGATTATAAAAACCAAAAATAG
- a CDS encoding 3-hydroxyacyl-CoA dehydrogenase NAD-binding domain-containing protein → MKTNHIKLDINNNIATLTFDMKDSNANTLGSEVLEEFDKKLDELKQQSGIQALLIQSAKPSIFIAGANIKEIEPMNDEKVIFDYLMRVNEIFLKLERLKFPSIAYINGSCMGGGLELALACSYRIATSEEATKIAFPEVKLGFFPGFGGTQRLPKLIGLIPSLDLILTGKTIDAKKAYKLGLVNEFFAQGQSKDRVEAFIQKAIKKKVKNKKRFNLMEYFKVTQEYIYNKAFENLEKKVHPKYFGPYRALDVIRHTYKSRHHIGIKVEAQTFSEVAVTKESKHLINLFFTQQALKKEYKTEHELPAIEQTAVVGSGVMGKGIIWLFSKFAKGVRIKLRRLDQTQEILQGVSNLYDYFIKTHKMTKKQVDFKLNRLSYTQEYKGFKLIDFALEAIIENKEEKIKTYKELEKELNEQAILATNTSSISIETLSAKVKNKKNFLGVHFFNPVNKMPLVEVIPNSKTSQESIERVFAFLKQCGKTPVLVHDCAGFLVNRVLLPFINEAGFMLQEGNGIEKIDKTLKEFGLPMGAFELADTVGIDVGYKVATILEESYGSRMKVCELLTEIYNKKLLGKKTGIGFYIHTKESMRVNHTLENTQKSIKVVTSSDMIDRAILIMVNEASRCLEEGIIDNVAYLDYAMIAGTGFPAFRGGLLKYADELGIDYIVSKLLEFEKRHGERFRPSQLLLDLQKNKKTFYTGEALWKH, encoded by the coding sequence ATGAAAACAAACCATATAAAACTGGATATTAACAATAACATTGCCACGCTTACTTTTGATATGAAAGATTCCAATGCCAATACCCTTGGCAGTGAAGTTTTAGAAGAGTTTGATAAAAAATTGGACGAGCTTAAACAGCAAAGTGGTATTCAAGCACTGCTCATACAAAGTGCGAAACCCTCTATTTTCATAGCAGGTGCAAACATTAAAGAGATTGAACCCATGAACGATGAGAAAGTCATCTTTGATTATTTAATGAGAGTCAATGAGATCTTTTTAAAACTTGAACGTCTGAAGTTTCCTTCTATTGCGTATATCAATGGTTCGTGTATGGGAGGTGGTTTAGAGTTAGCTTTAGCGTGCTCTTACCGTATAGCAACCAGTGAAGAGGCAACTAAAATTGCATTTCCTGAAGTGAAACTGGGTTTCTTTCCAGGATTTGGAGGTACACAAAGACTTCCAAAACTCATTGGACTCATTCCTTCTTTGGATTTGATTCTTACAGGCAAAACCATTGATGCAAAAAAAGCATACAAATTAGGTTTGGTCAATGAGTTTTTTGCACAAGGACAAAGTAAAGACAGAGTTGAAGCATTCATACAAAAAGCAATCAAGAAAAAAGTGAAAAATAAAAAACGCTTTAACCTCATGGAGTATTTTAAAGTAACTCAAGAGTATATTTACAATAAAGCATTTGAAAATTTAGAGAAAAAAGTACATCCTAAATATTTTGGACCTTATAGAGCTTTAGATGTCATACGACACACTTATAAAAGCAGACATCATATTGGTATTAAAGTAGAAGCTCAAACATTCAGTGAAGTGGCCGTAACCAAAGAGTCTAAACATCTTATTAATCTTTTCTTCACGCAACAAGCATTGAAAAAAGAGTATAAAACAGAGCATGAATTGCCTGCTATTGAACAAACAGCCGTGGTTGGAAGTGGCGTAATGGGTAAAGGCATTATTTGGCTTTTTAGTAAATTTGCTAAAGGGGTGCGTATTAAACTGCGACGACTTGACCAAACCCAAGAGATCCTTCAAGGGGTGAGCAACCTCTATGACTACTTTATTAAAACCCATAAAATGACAAAGAAACAGGTTGATTTCAAACTCAACCGTTTGAGTTATACCCAAGAGTATAAAGGCTTTAAACTCATTGATTTTGCATTGGAAGCCATCATTGAAAATAAAGAGGAAAAAATCAAAACCTATAAAGAGCTTGAAAAAGAGCTCAATGAGCAAGCCATATTAGCAACCAACACCTCTTCGATCTCCATTGAAACACTCTCAGCAAAAGTCAAAAATAAAAAGAACTTTTTAGGGGTACACTTCTTTAATCCCGTCAATAAGATGCCATTAGTAGAAGTCATTCCCAACTCAAAAACTTCACAAGAGAGCATTGAAAGAGTCTTTGCATTTTTAAAACAGTGCGGCAAAACGCCTGTACTCGTACATGATTGTGCTGGTTTCTTGGTCAATCGTGTGTTGCTTCCATTTATCAATGAAGCAGGCTTCATGCTTCAAGAGGGCAATGGCATCGAAAAAATTGATAAAACACTCAAAGAGTTTGGTCTTCCTATGGGGGCTTTTGAATTGGCTGATACGGTGGGAATTGATGTGGGGTATAAAGTGGCTACTATTTTAGAAGAGTCATATGGAAGCAGAATGAAAGTGTGCGAACTTTTAACAGAAATTTATAACAAAAAACTGCTGGGTAAAAAAACTGGTATCGGATTTTACATTCATACCAAAGAGTCCATGCGTGTGAATCATACCCTTGAAAACACACAAAAGTCCATCAAAGTTGTCACCAGTTCAGATATGATTGATCGAGCCATTTTAATCATGGTCAATGAAGCAAGCCGTTGTTTAGAAGAAGGGATCATTGATAATGTGGCCTATTTAGATTATGCAATGATTGCAGGAACAGGCTTCCCTGCATTCAGAGGTGGATTGCTCAAATACGCCGATGAACTCGGGATCGATTACATTGTCTCTAAACTTTTAGAGTTTGAAAAACGACATGGTGAACGATTCAGACCAAGTCAACTGCTTTTAGATTTACAGAAAAATAAAAAAACATTTTACACAGGAGAAGCATTATGGAAACACTGA
- a CDS encoding thiolase family protein, producing MSERIAIIDGLRSPVAKAYGKLKHIQADTLGSIIAKELILQIGIDYKQYNEVIIGNVAQPTNAANMARVLASRAGFPISTPAYTVHRNCASGMQAISSAMASIRSNEGQLYLVGGVESMSNIPILYSDNLRDLMISVNNSKTLLQKLTVLKNFRPNFLKPVIGLVSGLTDPISGQIMGLTAEILANEFKITRYEQDEYALLSHKRAQAAIEKGLLKDEIYPIVTSNESIMYDDDGIRYNQNMKALEKLHPFFDKQNGTVTAGNSSQISDGACMLAVCSETYAKSIGIKPLGYIKEFAYAGLEAHRMGLGPIYATKKLFDKTGMSLKEFDLIEMNEAFAAQVLANIKAFNSKEFCKKTFNSEPLGEINQNILNVNGGAIALGHPVGMSGARIVLAALKELKRRKKQTALATLCVGGGQGASFVLEAN from the coding sequence ATGAGTGAACGAATTGCAATTATAGATGGACTAAGAAGCCCCGTTGCCAAAGCATACGGTAAACTTAAACATATCCAAGCAGATACTTTAGGTTCAATCATTGCAAAAGAGCTGATTTTACAAATTGGAATTGATTACAAACAGTACAATGAAGTCATCATTGGAAACGTAGCCCAGCCGACTAATGCAGCGAATATGGCACGTGTCTTAGCCTCACGAGCTGGTTTCCCTATCTCCACACCTGCATACACAGTACACCGAAACTGTGCCTCAGGTATGCAAGCAATCAGTTCTGCAATGGCTTCTATACGTTCCAATGAAGGACAGCTTTACTTAGTAGGTGGAGTAGAATCCATGAGTAATATTCCTATTTTATACAGTGATAACCTTCGTGATTTAATGATCAGTGTGAACAACAGTAAAACACTGTTACAAAAACTCACCGTATTAAAAAACTTTCGACCCAACTTTTTAAAACCCGTGATTGGTTTGGTCTCTGGACTAACCGATCCTATCAGTGGTCAAATCATGGGATTAACGGCTGAAATTTTAGCCAACGAATTTAAAATCACACGATATGAACAAGATGAGTATGCACTGCTGTCTCACAAACGTGCACAAGCAGCAATTGAAAAAGGCCTTTTAAAGGACGAAATTTATCCTATAGTAACAAGCAATGAGTCCATCATGTATGACGATGACGGTATTCGTTACAATCAAAATATGAAAGCCTTAGAGAAACTACATCCATTCTTTGATAAACAAAATGGTACAGTAACCGCTGGAAACTCTTCACAAATCTCCGATGGGGCTTGTATGCTTGCAGTATGTTCTGAAACTTATGCAAAAAGCATAGGGATCAAACCATTAGGATACATCAAAGAGTTTGCCTATGCCGGACTTGAAGCACATAGAATGGGATTAGGTCCTATATATGCAACTAAAAAACTTTTTGACAAAACAGGCATGAGTTTAAAAGAGTTTGATTTGATTGAAATGAATGAAGCATTTGCAGCACAAGTTTTAGCCAACATTAAAGCCTTTAACTCAAAAGAGTTTTGTAAAAAAACATTTAATTCTGAACCCTTAGGTGAAATAAACCAAAATATTCTTAATGTCAATGGTGGAGCAATTGCATTAGGACATCCTGTAGGGATGAGTGGTGCACGTATTGTTTTAGCAGCACTTAAAGAGTTAAAAAGACGTAAAAAACAGACAGCCTTAGCAACCTTATGTGTAGGTGGTGGTCAAGGTGCATCTTTTGTATTGGAGGCCAACTAG
- a CDS encoding AMP-dependent synthetase/ligase produces MDAYSFDTYTQLFKYITTHYDNPTFLNYLKDGEYESISTADFKQRVSYLALALEEFGVKEYDSVALFAKPSPCWLIFDFALQLVKAVSVPIFEDISQKNLDFELHDSQIKYIFTDHTKYIYDIDDEITIIGCNIVAKNKKFITVSELMERGKLLYKTKSDEIENMIHSVGPDYLFSVVYTSGNTGIPKGVELTQSNIVSQLHAIHQLYPLKKGAKALTLLPLAHIFERTVMSYYLSCGISIYFVDDVHNVAPLMKKVKPNIMTVVPRLLEKIYLKIEEKVYEKKGFEGLVARLAFQRARQKKYSKPTLIDKLFSKLVYNKFLESFGGELEVLVSGGANLDKELYNFFLNIGLPLYQGYGLTETSPVISVNYPGNNKAGTCGKPLPNVKVKLNKDNELLTKGQHVMRGYRNQEGMTQETIDQDGWLHTGDLASIDEEGYITIQSRKKELLKTSTGKYISAVAIEQAITQSKYIDYAIVVGNDRQFVTALLFMNPELVPKDINAETFYKQSDIKSQIIAHIKRVNATLDQWEKVVKYAIITNKISIDGGELTPSMKIRRNEIESKYKKIIDNMYK; encoded by the coding sequence ATGGATGCCTATAGCTTTGACACATACACACAACTGTTTAAGTATATTACCACCCATTATGATAATCCTACTTTTTTAAACTACTTAAAAGATGGTGAATATGAATCTATCAGTACTGCTGATTTTAAACAGCGTGTCTCTTATTTAGCTCTTGCTTTAGAAGAGTTTGGCGTCAAAGAGTATGACAGTGTTGCACTCTTTGCTAAACCCAGTCCTTGTTGGCTTATTTTTGACTTTGCCTTGCAACTTGTAAAAGCAGTATCTGTGCCCATTTTTGAAGATATATCTCAAAAAAATTTGGATTTTGAACTGCATGACTCGCAAATCAAATATATCTTTACGGATCACACCAAATACATTTACGACATTGATGATGAAATCACCATCATTGGCTGTAATATTGTGGCCAAAAACAAAAAGTTTATCACGGTATCCGAACTCATGGAGAGAGGAAAACTTCTGTATAAAACCAAATCTGATGAAATAGAAAATATGATTCACTCAGTAGGTCCCGATTACCTTTTCAGTGTGGTCTATACCAGTGGGAATACCGGTATTCCAAAAGGGGTGGAGCTTACACAAAGTAATATTGTTTCACAATTGCATGCAATACATCAACTCTATCCTTTAAAAAAAGGTGCTAAAGCATTGACGTTGCTTCCATTGGCACACATTTTTGAACGTACAGTCATGAGTTATTATCTCAGTTGTGGTATCAGTATTTATTTTGTAGATGATGTGCACAATGTGGCACCTCTGATGAAAAAAGTTAAACCCAATATCATGACAGTCGTGCCTCGTCTTTTGGAAAAAATATATCTAAAAATTGAAGAGAAAGTGTATGAGAAGAAGGGCTTTGAAGGTTTGGTTGCACGCTTAGCATTTCAACGAGCTCGGCAAAAAAAATACAGTAAGCCTACCCTTATTGACAAACTCTTTTCAAAACTGGTGTATAACAAATTTTTGGAGAGTTTTGGTGGTGAATTAGAAGTGCTTGTCAGCGGTGGCGCCAATTTAGATAAAGAGTTATATAACTTCTTTTTAAATATTGGATTGCCTTTATATCAAGGGTATGGCTTAACAGAGACCTCTCCTGTGATCAGTGTGAATTATCCAGGCAACAATAAAGCAGGAACCTGTGGGAAACCGCTTCCAAATGTGAAAGTGAAACTCAATAAAGATAATGAACTGCTTACTAAAGGGCAACATGTCATGAGAGGATACCGTAACCAAGAAGGCATGACGCAAGAGACCATTGACCAAGATGGTTGGTTACACACAGGAGATTTAGCAAGCATTGATGAAGAAGGTTATATTACCATTCAAAGCAGAAAAAAAGAGCTGTTAAAAACCTCTACAGGCAAATACATCAGTGCAGTGGCAATTGAACAAGCCATTACACAAAGCAAATATATTGATTACGCCATTGTCGTTGGTAATGACCGACAATTTGTCACCGCATTGCTTTTTATGAACCCAGAATTAGTACCAAAAGATATAAATGCAGAGACATTTTATAAACAAAGTGATATAAAAAGTCAAATCATTGCACACATTAAAAGAGTGAATGCCACTTTAGACCAATGGGAAAAAGTGGTAAAATACGCTATTATAACGAATAAAATCTCCATTGATGGAGGAGAGCTTACGCCATCAATGAAAATACGACGAAATGAAATTGAGAGCAAATATAAGAAGATTATAGATAATATGTATAAATAA